The Pyxidicoccus sp. MSG2 DNA segment ATGGCGCGGACGTTCTCCTGCGTCTTCAGCAGGTTCGTGGTGCTCTCCTGGAGCTGGTTGGCGCCCTGGAAGGCCACGCCCGCCAGCACCAGCAGCACCAGCAGGGACAGTCCGAAGCCGAGTGCGATGCGGTTCCCGATGCTCATACAGCTCCTTCGTCGGACAAATCGAACACGAGGCGACTGTCACCCAGCAGCGCCTCTCCCTCCAGCACGAGCGTGCCGTCCTCTTCCGCGGCGGACACCAGCGAGGTGTCCACGGTGGACGGTGGGGGCAGCAGCGTGCGCCCCCGCAGCAGGGTGACCTCTTCGACTTCTTCGGTGCGCAGGCCCAGCTCGGGCCGTCCCTCGCCGATGACGAGCAGCGGGCCGGAGGCCTCCGACGGCGCGCGGCCGAAGAGGGGGGCCAACTCCACGACGGGGAGCACCTCGCCGTGCAGCAGCGTGAGGCCGCGCAGCGAGGGCGGGGCGCCCGGCAGGGGGACGACCTCGGCGGCGCGCACGACTTCCAGCACGAAGCGCGACTCAAGCGCGTACCGCTGGCCGGCGGTGCGGAAGTGGACGGCCTCGCGCAGCGTGCCGGGCTCCACCTCGGTGCCAGGCTCGCGCGCCAGGGCGCGGGCGCGGGCGTCCAGGACGGCCAGGGCCTCGGCGGGCGCGAGGACGTCCTCCTCCTGCGCGGCGGCCGCCAGCCGGGCGAGTCGGGCGCGTGCCGCGTCCCAGTCGATTCCGGAGCCCGGCATCAGGTCTTCTCCTCACCGGCAGCCAGGGCTGCCTCCAGTCGTGTCCGCTCGCCGTGAGCGACGTCCGCCAGCCCCCGCGCGCGCTCACCATCCGCGAGGGGGACGGGGGCGTCCGGGGGAAGCACGGCGCACAGTGACTCCGCCTCGCGCCAGGCCTTGAGGGCTCCGGCCGTGTCGCCGCGCCGTCGCAGCACGCGGCC contains these protein-coding regions:
- a CDS encoding chemotaxis protein CheW; its protein translation is MPGSGIDWDAARARLARLAAAAQEEDVLAPAEALAVLDARARALAREPGTEVEPGTLREAVHFRTAGQRYALESRFVLEVVRAAEVVPLPGAPPSLRGLTLLHGEVLPVVELAPLFGRAPSEASGPLLVIGEGRPELGLRTEEVEEVTLLRGRTLLPPPSTVDTSLVSAAEEDGTLVLEGEALLGDSRLVFDLSDEGAV